GCGCCACAAGATCAAGAATTTCCACCAAAGGCCTGAAAGCCCGGAAGGTAATCACATCAAACTTCTGGCTTACCTGTTTCAAGTCCTGGGAAACGATCTGCACCCGTTCAGAAAGACCGGTCGCTACAAGAGCGTTTCGCAGAAAATTCACTCTTCTTTCCATCCTTTCCACCAAGGTGAAGGAGTAATTTTCCAAAGCTATTGCCAGGGGAATCCCAGGTAGACCTGCCCCTGAACCAAGATCGGCAAAGCAGGGGTGCTCATACTGCCGGGCAATTTCACTGATTGGAGAGACTGCAGCCAGGCTATCGAAAATATGGCGTATGACCAACTCTTTTCCCTCAGCTCCAACCAACTTGTAGACTGGATTGAAAAGTTCCACCTCTGCAATATACCGTTGCAATTGGTGCAACTGTTCCTCGGACCATACCAGTTGCAGGGCATCAAGGCCTTCCTGTATCAAGGCTTCATACTTACCGCTCACGGTGCCCTCCCTTGTCCAGGTGAACAATCAAGAGGGCAATATCACTATTGCGAACACCGCTTATCCTGGAGGCCTGTCCCACTGAGATCGGCATCACTTTTTTGAGCTTCTCCTTCCCCTCTGCGCTCAGTCCATCCAATGCATCATAATTGAAATCCTGACTGATATGGAGACTCTCCAGTTTCTCAAATCGGTTGATCTGTCTCTCCTGACGGTTGATATAGCCTTCATATTTCACATCGAGTTCCACCTGATAACGAATCGGCTCATCAAAGGCAGAGAGTTCTGGAATTGTTTCCTGGAGACTGGCCATCGTGACTTCAGGCATCTTGAGTGCCTGAATTGCACTCTTCTCGCCCACCTTACGCTGTCGGAGCAGGTCCTTCACCGTTTCCATTTTCTCCATTTTTTGCTGGAGGCGGCCTAGGCTCTCCTCAGTCTGTAACCCAACGCGGAATCCTTTCTCGGTAAGACGTTGGTCGCAACTGTCATGACGAAGATTTAGCCGATACTCTGCTCTGCTGGTGAACATACGGTAGGGTTCCTTGGTCCCCATGGTTACCAGGTCATCAATAAGTACCCCTGTGTAGGCTTCATTACGACTGAGCACCAGAGGATCTTCCCCCTTGAGCTTCTGCGCTGCATTGATTCCTGCCATCAATCCCTGACAGGCAGCTTCCTCATACCCACTGGTACCATTTGTCTGTCCTGCAATGAAGAGATTCTCAACCAGCTTACTCTCCAAGGAAGGGAATAGGGCTTGGGGGTCGATGAAATCATATTCGACAGCGTAGGCTGGTCGCATGATCTGGGCATGCTCCAGGCCTGCAATACTGTGGACAAAGTCCCACTGCACATCTTCAGGAAGGGAGGAGGAGATACCGTTTAGGTACATCTCCTCTGTCCCGATACCCTCAGGTTCCACGAAAATCTGGTGCCTGTCACGATCGGGGAATCGAACCACCTTATCCTCAATTGAAGGACAATAGCGTGGTCCGGTACCAACAATCTTCCCACCATAGAGGGGGGAACGATGGATATTATCCTGGATGATTGCGTGGGTTTTCTCATTGGTCCAGGTGATGTAGCAAGGAACCTGGGGTCTGTTGATGCTGTCATAATCAAAACTGAAGGGCATCATAAGCTCTTCCCCATCCTGCAACTCCATCTTGTCGAAATCCAAGGTGGACTTGCGTACCCTGGCAGGGGTGCCAGTCTTCAAACGCCCAACCGGAAAACCCTTTTTCCTGAGATTCGTACCCAGTCCAATAGCGGCCGGCTCATCCAAGCGACCGTTGGGTGCATCATACTCTCCTATAAAGATTCTTCCTTCCATGAAGGTTCCAGTGGTAAGAACGACCACCTTTGCAGAGATGGTATGCCGTCTCTCGGTGATTACCCCCACAAGTCGCTTACCGGTTGCATCGAGCTGAAGGTCTACAACCGTGTCCATGAACAAGGAAAGGTTGTGTTCACGCTCCAGCGTTTCCTTGGCGAGCCTTGCGTAGGTGAACTTGTCAGCCTGGGCACGGGGAGCCTGTACAGCAGGACCGCGTCTCCTGTTAAGTATGCGGTACTGTATCATGGAGTGGTCGATCAGGTGGGCCATCTCACCACCAAGGGCATCAACTTCCCTGACGATATTTCCCTTGGAGAGCCCACCGATTGCCGGATTACACGACAAACGCCCGATTGCATCGAGGTTCTGGGTGATCAAGAGCGTCTTGTATCCTATTCTGGAGAGAGCCAAGGATGCCTCAATACCGGCATGTCCCCCTCCCACTACGATTGCATCATAATCCATATATTATTTTCCTACACAAAATCCACTGAAGATTGTCTCAAGAATATCAGAGGGGGTAACCTCTCCGGTCAACTGACCAAGATTGTCCAGCGCCTCTCCCAACTCTACAGCAGTGATATCCAGAGGGATATCATCATCCACCAGATTGAGAGCTCTCTCGAGCGCCACTTTACTCGCATCCAAGAGTTGGTACTGCCGCTCCGATTCAATGATCAGGAGTTCATCACCACTGATGGAGAACCCACTGGTCAGGCGCGTGGAAATCTCATGGAGCAAACGATCCACTCCTTCCCCACTTTGGGCACTGATAGCCAACTTTCCCTTCGGTGGCTTTGCAAGATCACTCTTGTTG
This sequence is a window from uncultured Sphaerochaeta sp.. Protein-coding genes within it:
- the rsmG gene encoding 16S rRNA (guanine(527)-N(7))-methyltransferase RsmG is translated as MSGKYEALIQEGLDALQLVWSEEQLHQLQRYIAEVELFNPVYKLVGAEGKELVIRHIFDSLAAVSPISEIARQYEHPCFADLGSGAGLPGIPLAIALENYSFTLVERMERRVNFLRNALVATGLSERVQIVSQDLKQVSQKFDVITFRAFRPLVEILDLVAPILSDGGVVCAYKGLLNQVEAELDQVASQCKSRWSAQFIPLTVPQLDANRTLCVLTKI
- the mnmG gene encoding tRNA uridine-5-carboxymethylaminomethyl(34) synthesis enzyme MnmG, yielding MDYDAIVVGGGHAGIEASLALSRIGYKTLLITQNLDAIGRLSCNPAIGGLSKGNIVREVDALGGEMAHLIDHSMIQYRILNRRRGPAVQAPRAQADKFTYARLAKETLEREHNLSLFMDTVVDLQLDATGKRLVGVITERRHTISAKVVVLTTGTFMEGRIFIGEYDAPNGRLDEPAAIGLGTNLRKKGFPVGRLKTGTPARVRKSTLDFDKMELQDGEELMMPFSFDYDSINRPQVPCYITWTNEKTHAIIQDNIHRSPLYGGKIVGTGPRYCPSIEDKVVRFPDRDRHQIFVEPEGIGTEEMYLNGISSSLPEDVQWDFVHSIAGLEHAQIMRPAYAVEYDFIDPQALFPSLESKLVENLFIAGQTNGTSGYEEAACQGLMAGINAAQKLKGEDPLVLSRNEAYTGVLIDDLVTMGTKEPYRMFTSRAEYRLNLRHDSCDQRLTEKGFRVGLQTEESLGRLQQKMEKMETVKDLLRQRKVGEKSAIQALKMPEVTMASLQETIPELSAFDEPIRYQVELDVKYEGYINRQERQINRFEKLESLHISQDFNYDALDGLSAEGKEKLKKVMPISVGQASRISGVRNSDIALLIVHLDKGGHRER